A genomic region of Cannabis sativa cultivar Pink pepper isolate KNU-18-1 chromosome 1, ASM2916894v1, whole genome shotgun sequence contains the following coding sequences:
- the LOC115704859 gene encoding norbelladine synthase: MVSGQVFHELEVKAAANKVWEIYGNAQELGKLVVNNLKGSIQKIEVVEGDGGVGTLIEFHFAPDGEFKFKSHKEKYTKVDNEKRVKEVEVIEGGYLELGFTLYRVRFEIIEKDEGCSIIKSTIEYDLKDDSVHNLPAVTLDPLAAIALAVQNQVTKN; the protein is encoded by the exons atggtGAGTGGGCAAGTTTTCCATGAGTTGGAAGTGAAAGCAGCTGCAAACAAAGTTTGGGAGATCTATGGAAATGCCCAAGAGCTGGGGAAACTTGTTGTGAACAACCTCAAAGGTTCAATCCAGAAGATTGAAGTTGTCGAAGGCGATGGTGGTGTTGGCACTCTTATCGAGTTCCATTTTGCCCCGGatg GTGAGTTTAAGTTCAAGAGTCACAAAGAAAAGTACACAAAGGTAGATAATGAGAAGAGGGTGAAGGAAGTAGAGGTTATTGAAGGAGGATACTTGGAGTTGGGGTTCACACTTTACAGAGTTAGATTTGAGATAATTGAGAAAGATGAAGGTTGCTCCATTATCAAGTCCACCATTGAATATGACCTTAAGGATGACTCTGTTCACAATCTCCCTGCAGTCACTCTTGACCCTCTTGCTGCTATAGCTCTTGCTGTTCAAAACCAAGTcaccaaaaattaa